GCACTGGAGTCAGCCTCCTTGGGACAGCGAGGAGCCACATCCTAACAGCTCTTCTTCCTGGCTGGGTGgtgaggaggggttgggggagggcttGGCACTGACAGGGAGAATCACACTCAGGTTGAGTGTTATCCCCTCAACCCATGCCCCTCACTCCCAGGGAGCTCTGGGCCTGCCATGCttgtagagaaaaggaagagagggaggtaGGGAAAAGGTGGCTGAATAAGTGAGTGTATAAGTGGGTGACCCCAGAGAGGGATGGATGCATCAGTGAATGagctattgaatgaatgaagaaaagagggatggatggaggagTGACTGGGAAGATGACTTGGGTGTTACAGCCAAAGAGGGCCCAAAAGTTCTTTAACCACCAAACAACCCATTggacagatgagaagactgagagaGGGCTGAGGAGAAAGGAAGCTGCTGGGTCTGTGGGACTGGTCTTTGACCATCAGCCACTggtcctcccccacctctctctctgccctctcttcaccctctttcctctgctggggtggggagggttccAGGAAGGAgatcttttctcctcctctttgctcctgagactcagtttccgtCAGGCTTTGTAGTtgagggtggcggggagggggtggcccTTGCAGGGGCTATTTCAGTCAGAGACAGCCCTGCCAGGAAACAGAGGAAGCTGCCCCGTCAGAGGTGTTACAGCCTGTGCTGAGGGTAGAAGAGTGGAGCGTTTCATATCTGGCCTCCCCTTGACCCAACGCATTTGGAGTTATCAAGGCGCTTCAGGGACGAGAGACTGCATGTGAGTGTTGGCGCATCTCGGGGCCACAGGCCAGTggcgggttggggtgggggataaGGAACTCTGACTTTGGGCAGACAGGCTGGGTCTAGTGCACACCTAAAGGAGGTCCACAGAGTTGGAGGGACCTAGAGGAAGGGACTCCCCCAACTGGGGgatcagaaaagaaagatgtaaGTTTGAATCTGAGcttgatggacacttagagtTTGACGAACACAGATGGGTCAAATGGCACTTTGTGTTGAAGAGAACAGCAAAGATggggaggccagagaggaaaTATGGATCTCTGGCTCTGAACGGCTGTGGTATCTTGGAAACACTGTAGCAAGAAAGGAAGGGGCAGAGTGGAATGACCTATGAGGCCTGAGAGCTTGGCAGGGAGCTTGAATGTCAGGACAAGAGTTTGAGCTTTTCTCCAGAGGGCAGAGAGCTGCAGAGAAAGATGGAGTCAGAGCCACCTGTTAGAAAGCCCCCCACTGCAGGCAGAGCAGCTGAAGCCCAGGAAGAGGTTGGGGTCTGAGCTGATCCAGGGCATAGGGCCCAAGAGTGAGTGACAGATGTGAGAGCTTGAGAGAGCCAATGTCAGCTGCTACCTGGAGGCAGGGACTATGCAAGCCCTCCCTGGGGACCAGCTCTTGCCAGGAAGTGGGAGAGCAATTCTCCCCTCTCAGGTCCTCAGAAGGCAGAGTGGATGACACTTAGGCTTGCCTTTCCTGGGGCACACCTGAAGGTTTGCCTGGGTCCGCTTGAgcagcccctgcctccttcaGAGAGGACCAGTCTCACTGGAGTGGGGGCCAGAAAACACCTGGAGTCTCCAGTTACCTGCAGGTGGCTCTCTCTCAGGGTGTCTGAGGGTGACAGACCTCTCCAGAGAGGGTTCAGGGGCACAGCACCGTTCCTTCTACCCACTTTCCTCTCCTTGCCATGACCCTCTGCCCCAGCAGGCTGCTCCACCTTCCTCCCTGCCTAGGGACACCCCAGGGGGCCTCACCCCACTCTCTACCCATGGAAATCTTCCTTAGCCACCAGGGACTTGCTCCATTCTTCATCCTCCACTGAAAATGTCTTCTGTCCTATGGCTCGCCCTGGTCTCCCAACTCAGACTAGCATATGTACCTGTGTATGAATATGTACCtgtgtacatatatgcatatatctatgtatgtatgtatctgtctacATCTACATCTATACACTGTGCCCTGTGCATCCAGCAAGCAGTGAGTACCCATGAAATGCCTGGCATGTGAAAACAagagaatgaatacatgaatgaaagaatggccTGAACACACAAATGAAGAGATGAATGAATGCACTTTCTCTTGCCTGCACTAATCTTGGCTTCCTGGTGACAATGGGTGGACCATCATGCTTCCTTCATTGGCCTCACCCTCATGCCTAACTGATTAGCTGGGCACCCAGTACTCCTAGCATGTGGGCTGAAGCCCCAGGAAGAATCTTTGATACCTATAGGTGACGTGACCTGTGGGATACAGACTAGAGAATCCAAACATCCTCATTTTGCAGTTGCCCAGAGGTAAAGTATTTTgatcaaaatcaaattttaagtGGTGAGAAATTCATTTGAGGAGTTATGTTTTGCTTTAATATAACTTTTGCGTTTGCAGGAATTTATGTTTTTTCTGGgcctgcctcagtttcttgcATCTATAAAAtcgggaggggagaggagatgaCTTGACTCCCTATCCCAAAGGCTTTCCCTTATAGGTCCACTGGATTTACGTTGTGAATTCCCTCTGGACACCAGTAAATGTGGAAATGCCAGTTGGTAGTTGAGTATTCACAAGTCAGACTTATCCCACCAGGGGCCCTCATAAAGCATTTGTTCTGCTGGTTCCGAAAAGGGAGCCTGAAGGGATGAGTGGAGGGACAAGGTGTATAGCAATAGCAtggcatttattaagcacctactgcaTACCAGGTCTATGACAGTTTTACTGATAAGGACACAGGCCCAGAAAGGGCAAGCAACATCCCCTAGATAGAACAGCAAAGAAGTAGGGGAGCCGGGATTTGAATCAGGCCTGGCTATCTCTGAAGCTAGATTTCTAACCTCCACTTTCCATGTCTGTGGGCCATACTATGTTGCCTACTCTGAATAAGGCAGTTTGATTCTGGTTCTGGCTCTGTTTCTAACTTATTAAGTTTGAGCAGTCACTGCGCCTCACTATGCCTCTATTTCCCTCTCTGTAAAGTAAGCTGTAGACTTTACAAATGCTTGGTCCCTTAGCCATTTGCCTTCAGGGAAACTGTTTTCACtctggccaccagggggcgctgtggcttcagtgtggggtttttttgttttttgttttttgttttttccctcccagaCACAAATTTGTAGCCTCCCATCCAGTAGAAGGAGACTTAGGGAACTCCTAAATCACCTccttcccccattttacagataagaagacTGAGGCCAGAAGAAGAACCATGGAAGATGGAGCCCAGGCTGAGGAGGTGGGCACTGTCCTTAGCTCAGAAGTGTAGACATTCTGCTCATGTGATTAAGTTACCATGATCTTCCCTGCCCTGGTTCCCAGGTTGGGCTCTCAGACACAGAGAAGTACCAGATCTGGCACCTCTTAGGAGCTTCCCAATCTGTGGGAAAGAGATAGGCAGGCCCACCATGACCACAGTGTCCAAACtccagggagcccagggaagCCCTGAATCGCATGATTTAGTGCCTCCAACCTCATGACATCCTGAGAGGTGGGTGcatcatttcccccatttttcagatgggaaaactgaggctcagataaaGTATATCATATCACtagtccaaggtcacataactagtaAGTAGCAGTGCTGGGATTCAAACCAAAGTCTGTTAATCTCCACTTACAGAGGAGACATTTGAGTAcggttttgaaaaatgaatagaaattcaCCAGAAAAGTTGGTGGGAAAtgaatattatagaaaaaaagagaattgtaCATCTCCTAAGCTTGAGCTTTATTGTATTCCAGGTCTCCTTAAAGTGAAGGCTGTGGGGGCTtccgtgggggtgggggcaagtaTCAGAGACGGTTCAGGTAGAGAgatcaaggcccagagagggccaggGGCCACACAATGAGTGTGATCACTGACAGGTTGTGTGTTACTTCTCCAGGCTCTCTGGATGTAGGAAGCCCAGTTGGACAGCCATGGAGTGGGACAATGGCACAGGCCAGGCCATGGGATCGCCACCCACTACCTGCGTCTATCAAGAGAACTTTAAGCGACTACTGCTGCCACCTGTGTACTCGGTGGTGCTGGCAGCTGGCCTGCCACTGAACGCCTGCATCATTGCCCAGATTTGCACATCCCGCCGGGCCCTGACCCGCACAGCTGTGTACACCCTGAACCTGGCCCTGGCTGACCTGTTGTACGCCTGCTCCCTACCCCTGCTCGTCTACAACTATGCCCGAGGTGACCACTGGCCCTTTGGAGACCTCGCCTGCCGCCTGGTCCGCTTCCTCTTCTATGCCAACCTTCATGGCAGCATCCTCTTTCTTACCTGCATCAGCTTCCAACGCTACCTGGGCATCTGTCACCCTCTGGCCCCCTGGCACAAGCGTGGGGGCCGCCGGGCTGCCTGGCTAGTGTGCGGGGCTGTATGGCTGGCAGTGACCACCCAGTGCCTGCCCACAGCCCTCTTTGCTGCTACAGGCATCCAACGTAACCGCACTGTCTGCTACGACCTGAGtccccctgccctggccaccAGCTACATGCCTTATGGCATGGCCCTCACGGTCATTGGCTTCCTGCTGCCCTTTGTCGCCCTGCTGGCCTGCTACTGCCGCCTGGCCCGACGTCTGTGCCGCCAGGATGGCCCAGCAGGGCCTGTGGCCCAGGAGCGGCGTGGCAAGGCAGCCCGCATGGCTATGGTGGTGGCAGCTGTCTTTGCCATCAGCTTCCTGCCTTTCCACATCACCAAGACAGCCTATCTGGCGGTGCGCTCTACACCTGGTGTCCCCTGCCCTGTGCTGGAGACCTTTGCAGCTGCCTACAAGGGCACACGGCCCTTCGCCAGTGCCAACAGTGTACTGGACCCCATCCTTTTCTACTTCACCCAGAAGAAGTTCCGCCGGCGGCCACATGAGCTGCTACAGAAACTCACAGCCAAGTGGCAGCGACAGGGTCGCTGAGTCTATTGGGACAGGACACCTGGGACATGGGCAGCCAGCAACCTGAAGCCATGCAGAAAATTAGAGCTTAGCTCAGCTGGGCATGGAGTGAGGTCTCCCACAGACCCCACAATCTCACTAACAGCTGTTTATTAATCCCTTTCTCTGGACCAGGCCCTGTGGGCACAGAGAGAGGCAAAGCCTGGAACTGGCTCTTCAGAAGGTCCCAGGAAGCCATGGAGAGTTAGAGAAGCCATGTTAAGCTGCTCACAAATAGTGAGACATGCAGTGTAATTGAGGAGTATGCTACATGCTTTGGCATCACCAATAAAGGGAGTAAGGGAAGATAGGAAGGTGAGAGCTTCTGGGAAGGAGCTTTTGAGCTTGGTTTTGAGAGATGAATATGAGCTTTCTGGGCAGAATGTGTGATgttccattcattcagcaaagctTTACTGACACCTTGTGCTGGGGCCTGGGTTGGTTCTGGGGCCCCAGAAGAACCAGCTTGAGCCCTGCCCCATACAAACTTTCAACTTCTAAAGGCACTGACACAGTGACGTTAAGGCTGTGACAGCGGGAAGTATGACTAAGGAGAAGGGGTGCCCAGAGGATGCCCATGACCCAGTCCAAGGAGTCAGGAAAGATCtcttggtggtgggggtgggggatagaAGGGCGGGTGTCCGAACCAGATGTTGAAGACTGAGTGGAAGCTCTGCAAACAGAAGTAGGGTGCACATTAGTGCAGCCTCGGGCAGACAGGCAGAGACCTGGGGTGGAGGGCATGTGGTCtcctgtgtgtgaaagctgagaAACCAAGAGTCATGCGGTGGCCACTCTCCAGATAATAGCAAGAATGGGCCAGATGCTCAAGGCAGTGGGGGCTCAGCAAAGGGAAGCATCAGGGAGCGCATCTTCGAAGGCGTGGAGCTTGAGCTGGGGAGGAATCCaaaaagcagagaggaggaagcTGCTCTTGTTGGAAGATGCTGTGTGTACAAAACCTGGAGGCAGAGATGCACTGAGCCTGGCTGTAAAGTAACAGTGAGTTTCAGTTTAGTTGGGTTTGCGGAGAGGGGTGGCAAGGAATGGAGCTGGGTGGGAGTAGGGCATTAAATGCCAGGCAGAGCCCCAGaccccacctctcctccacccacctctccacATGTGCCTCTTTAGGTGCCTGGTGACACCTCCACCAGGGCTCCGAAGTGAGGGGAACAGCCCTTCAACGTtgcttcatccttttttttttttttaatgcattgtaGGTTTTATTTTCAGGGCCTTGAACAATATATGAAGTTCAGCATACATGtctaattttatgaaaatgtatgttaatttataaattaacttatatgcctacaatgaaaaagaatatgaaaaggaatacatatatatgtataaatgaatcaccatagtgtacaccagaaattaacacagtattgtaaactgactgcacttcagttaaaaaaaaatgaatttatataagTGAACACATCTGTCCTCTAAGCCAACATAAAAAACCCTGTTTAGCTCACAATAAAGCTCAAATTTGAGTTAACTcattattttaactgtttttaaagtttatttttcttttaaaagtaaaatatgtgcATTCATTAGAATATtaggaaaattcaaaataaattttcagttaCAGTAAACATTCTACTTTGTAGCCTTATTTTTTTACATACCATTTCATGTACATTTCCCCAGGACATTAACTATTCTACAGCTTgctttttgtttaattcttatttttttattgaactgtagttgatttataatgttagtttcaggtgtacagcaaagtgactgagtcacacatatacatatacatacacattttgtttcagattcttttccattacagctcattacaagaaattaaatatagttccctgtgccatacagtaggtccttgttgtttatctattttgtatatagtaacatTGCTTCATTCTTAAAGGAGAAGACAGCAGCTTGAGGAGATGCAGGGCCACCCCCAGGGCCACCAGGAGGCCGCTTCCTGAAAGTTGGGAGCCTGCAGACTGGCCTCATGACAGACTGTTCCTGCTAggtacccacccccacccccacccctgccccctcacctccctgTTGTTCTGGCCTGTGGGTAcctggagggctgcctggaggccaTCTCTTACGGAGGCCTCTCAAACACAGACCTGAGCCTTAAAAAACTTTGGAAAGGCATCTTCACTGAAGGTCCCCAAGGAGGCAGCAAAAGGGAATTATACCATGCAAAGCCCTTCCTAGTCCTCTTCACCTGCTCTCCTCTTGCACgggtcactttttattttaattgaagtatagtcggcttacaatgttgtgtaaatttctggtgtacggtataatgtttcagtcacacacatacatacatatattccttttcatattcttttccattataggttactacaagatattgaatatagttccctgtgctatacggtagaaaCTTATTATCTcattgaaaaaaaacttttttactGCACATGTCTCTTTCAGCCACTCCTCTGCTGCTCCTCATCCTCTCTGCTCTTTGTCCTCATCCCCACACAGACCCCTGCCCCATTCCCCCTCACTTCTCCTCCAATCCTTATTCCCTCCTGCCAGATCTCAGTATTCATCCCGTAGAACAATCTGGCCACAGCTCTTGGCTGCTCGTTGGCCACGCAGACCCCATACTGACAGAACCAGTCATGGCAAAGGAGCCTTCCACCTGAGAAGGTtgagtgggcagagggaaggacagagggacggggcagggaggggaagactGTATAacttattcagtatttttcttttagctcTGCCTAATCTCCAAGGCATGTTGAGGACATTTAGAAAAAGACTCTGCAGGACTTAAACTCCACAGTAATGTCAGAAACATGCTTGCAACTGgtggaaaaagggggaaaaccaGGCTCAAGTCATCTTGGGAATCCTTTCAAAATGCCCTTACTGGAGAGACTGACAATTTGGACAGAAGGAACTTTGATTCTTTGGGTCACAGTGAGATAGATGTCTGGGGACATCAGAAGACAGAGACTGGTTCTTAGTCCCTATACAATGCAGTGCTAGGTCAAGCAGCCCAGGTgttacatgagagagaaataaatgtctatctTTTTTAAGCTACTAGTTTTTCAGGCCTTTGTTACCCACCGCCAAAACTAACCCCTTTACCCAGGTTCCATACTGAGATGGTGGACCTTGGTGGAGGCCAGGCAGTGTCCTGGCCTGGGGAGTGGGCCAGGGTCTAGCCTCGGGGTGAGGTCTCCACCTGAGTGGGAGCTAGGAATCAACAGAACCTGGAGACACCCAGAAAGGCTTCCTAGAAGAGTTGCAAAGCCTGGGGAATGAACATCTGACTTTTGGCTTGAGGCTGGAAGAATGGATGGGCTTCCTGAGGGAGAGAGTAAGAAAAAGAGAGGGTTCTGGATCAAGTCCTGGGAACTTCAACATTAGGGGgctaggaggaggaggaggagccagagaggTGGAAGGCCAAAGCCTAGGGTCTCTGAATGATGGTGCCATGATGGGGCAGTGGAGTTGGGTGAGTGAAGGAGCAGTTggaggggaggaagtggaggtgatggatggggaagaaaagagagaggaagtttCCAAaggaggccaggcccagggaagGTGCTTATAAGACAGGAGACCTGTGAGTGTTGGCTGCTGGAGATTGAGGACCGGGAGCCAGAGGGCAAGGTCAAAGATGGAGAAGCCTGAGAGTTGGTAACTGGGGCTTGTCTCACATTTCCATTCCAAAAGGAAAAGCCCAGGGGCATTGGAT
This Camelus ferus isolate YT-003-E chromosome 10, BCGSAC_Cfer_1.0, whole genome shotgun sequence DNA region includes the following protein-coding sequences:
- the P2RY6 gene encoding P2Y purinoceptor 6 isoform X1, translating into MEPRLRRLSGCRKPSWTAMEWDNGTGQAMGSPPTTCVYQENFKRLLLPPVYSVVLAAGLPLNACIIAQICTSRRALTRTAVYTLNLALADLLYACSLPLLVYNYARGDHWPFGDLACRLVRFLFYANLHGSILFLTCISFQRYLGICHPLAPWHKRGGRRAAWLVCGAVWLAVTTQCLPTALFAATGIQRNRTVCYDLSPPALATSYMPYGMALTVIGFLLPFVALLACYCRLARRLCRQDGPAGPVAQERRGKAARMAMVVAAVFAISFLPFHITKTAYLAVRSTPGVPCPVLETFAAAYKGTRPFASANSVLDPILFYFTQKKFRRRPHELLQKLTAKWQRQGR
- the P2RY6 gene encoding P2Y purinoceptor 6 isoform X2, with amino-acid sequence MEWDNGTGQAMGSPPTTCVYQENFKRLLLPPVYSVVLAAGLPLNACIIAQICTSRRALTRTAVYTLNLALADLLYACSLPLLVYNYARGDHWPFGDLACRLVRFLFYANLHGSILFLTCISFQRYLGICHPLAPWHKRGGRRAAWLVCGAVWLAVTTQCLPTALFAATGIQRNRTVCYDLSPPALATSYMPYGMALTVIGFLLPFVALLACYCRLARRLCRQDGPAGPVAQERRGKAARMAMVVAAVFAISFLPFHITKTAYLAVRSTPGVPCPVLETFAAAYKGTRPFASANSVLDPILFYFTQKKFRRRPHELLQKLTAKWQRQGR